The Arachis ipaensis cultivar K30076 chromosome B03, Araip1.1, whole genome shotgun sequence region NNNNNNNNNNNNNNNNNNNNNNNNNNNNNNNNNNNNNNNNNNNNNNNNNNNNNNNNNNNNNNNNNNNNNNNNNNNNNNNNNNNNNNNNNNNNNNNNNNNNNNNNNNNNNNNNNNNNNNNNNNNNNNNNNNNNNNNNNNNNNNNNNNNNNNNNNNNNNNNNNNNNNNNNNNNNNNNNNNNNNNNNNNNNNNNNNNNNNNNNNNNNNNNNNNNNNNNNNNNNNNNNNNNNNNNNNNNNNNNNNNNNNNNNNNNNNNNNNNNNNNNNNNNNNNNNNNNNNNNNNNNNNNNNNNNNNNNNNNNNNNNNNNNNNNNNNNNNNNNNNNNNNNNNNNNNNNNNNNNNNNNATAGTCACTGCTTTCTATTACCAGCAGTGCTCATAATTCTATTAGAATTATCACGAGTTTAGACAGAATGAGTGTTTTAGAGGGTGCAAGTTATATGCATGTCATAGTTGCACTATTGCAGGTTCAGCCTTTGGCTGCGTGTCTGGCATATTATGTAACTTATGTACTGAAATGTTTCTGCTACATTTGACAGGATAACAAAGATGCTCGTCATGCTAAAACATATGAGGTTTCTCTGAAGGATAAAGATTTTGTTGAGGGTCCATGGTCCCAGAACAACCTTGATAATGGGGCTGATTTATTGATACCAGTTCCCCCACCTCTTTGTGGTGTACTTATTATTGGAGAAGAAACCATAGTGTACTGCAGTGCTAATGCTTTTAAGGCTATCCCAATCAGGCCTGTATGTTTTGATATAGCATTTGATACTCCCTTTTGAATCTTCTACTGTGAATTTTGGATGTCACATCGATTGTATCCAAATGATCCAAGTTGTTCCATTGTTAATTTGCTTTATGTTTGTGTTGCAGTCTATCACTAAAGCCTATGGACGGGTTGATCCTGATGGTTCTAGATATTTACTTGGTGACCATACTGGGTTGCTTAGTTTACTTGTAATAACCCATGAGAAAGAGAAGTACGTGATCATTTATTCATATGCTTCAGTTTTCCTTGATAGTGTTCTCACGTCCTTGCGCATAGGATATTTTGGTTAAGACAGATTCTTTCCATGAAGGAAAAATGATCAGTCAGTGATCTGTTGTTGAATCTTATACTATGTATTGTATATTTGTTTTGCAGGGTCACAGGACTAAAAATTGAGCCTCTTGGAGAGACTTCTATTGCATCTACCATATCATATCTTGATAATGCATTTGTGTATATTGGTTCAAGTTATGGAGATTCGCAGGTGTGGTAATAAAATGGATACTTGTTTTAAATTGTGTTTAATTTCAGAATCCTATGGAATTCAGTTGTATCCTAAACTTGTACTCCCCAAGTATCAGTTTTGAAACTCAACTTGGATAACATGGAAATTGTGTATGAAAGGTTTATCTTAGGTTGGGTTGAATCATGATTTGCAACTGCTTACTTGAATGTAGTTTGGAGAGCATGGGCTCATAATGAATAGGAATTATAGGACCCGTTCATGCCTGTTCTGATTGATTGAATTGGTGTAtatctttgaattttttttttcgtttagAAATAAGAGGACTCATTCATGTGTTCtattgggaaaaaaaaaaaagaatagctAAATAGTGGTAACTGGTGGTTTGTGAGTTGCTTCTGGTCTTCTTATGTACATTGCTACAATAAACAGTATGCACTAAATGTACTTTATAGTGTTGTGATTTTTAATGTTCAATAGGGTTAGGGTGGGGAGAGATCTTCATTTTCATATCTGATGTCATGCCTCTTTCAAGAATTTTGAAGTGAATGGTTTCATATTTGTGCTGTTAGTTTTACTTCTTCATTCATAAATATTGGACATTAACAGTTAAGAATTTGTGATGGTTGAAATACAGCTTATAAAGCTGAATCAACAGCCTGATGCAAAAGGTTCATATGTAGAAGTTTTGGAGAGGTATGTCAATTTGGGGCCGATCGTTGACTTCTGTGTGGTAGACCTTGAAAGACAAGGTCAAGGTCAGGTTGTGACTTGTTCTGGAGCTTACAAGGATGGTTCTCTCCGTGTTGTTCGTAATGGAATAGGGATTAATGAACAGGTCAGCTCTTTCCCAACTCTGCACGACCCCATTTAGCATGACAGAAAATGTCTAATACTCTAATAAAGACAAACCTGTATTTGTGCAAAAGCAAAGAATCTATATATCCAAGTAACTGAAAAATACTAATTCTTTGATGTATTTATATGTAGGCATCAGTAGAACTTCAAGGTATCAAAGGGATGTGGTCTCTAAGATCTTCAACAGATGATCTTTTCGATACCTTTTTGGTTGTGAGTTTTATAAGTGAAACAAGGATCTTAGCAATGAATCTTGAGGATGAGTTGGAGGAAACTGAGATCGAGGGATTCTGTTCTCAAGTACAGTCATTATTTTGCCATGATGCAGTTCACAATCAACTTGTACAAGTAGGTTATACCTATTTTTTGCCATGGtgcttttctttcttcctttcgaATTGACACCTTTGTTTGGTTAAAATTaatttgaccaaaaaaaaaaagattaatcaAAATGGATGTCATATTAAAGAAGACTTTCAATGTTTTGGAGTTGTTTTGTCATTCGCATTGCTTGATGAAATTTACTCTTGGGTTGTCattttttttgtattcttttaATCTATCCTATTAATTGCACTTTTAAGTTTATGACTCCTGTGACAATTGTTTGGTAATATCACTTGCTTTGAAAAATTTCTtcgttcttttcttttattttggtcaAGTAGTGGCGGCTTAATCTTCTTGATGTCCAAACTTATATTATCTGGAGAACTGTTCAATTTCTTCTCTGTCCTCAGTTTAAACTAGCAGAACTGTGCAGACTGCAGAGGTTTTGTTTGCTTGTTTGCGATTGCTGAATGACGTCCTTGATATTGATGCATCAAAATACTCTGCTATTCCGTTCATTCTTATAGTTTTCTATATTGTTTTGGTAATCATAACTGCCTTGTTGTAGGTTACTTCAAGCTCGGTTCGGTTGGTCAGTTCCACAACTAGAGAACTGAGAAACGAATGGCATGCACCATCAGGCTATTCAATTAATGTTGCAACTGCAAATGCTACCCAGGTTTGATCCTTATTTTTCATCATCATGTAAAATTATGTGATTAAGCATTTATTACAGCAGATGAATAGGTTCAACTTCACTTATTTATAATTTCTGAAAATCAGATCAACAAATTAAGGGGATGCATCTGTTATATTCCCCATGGGATGAATCATAAAAAATGCTCCTCTAGTTTTCTGTCTCGATGTTGAAAGTCACACATGTAGGACAACTTCATTCACTTGATTTCAATCATGAGTATCTTCGGAATCTTTAGGAAAAATGAAATGTAGTTTGAGGACTGACTAGGGATCACTTAAGTTGAATGTAATGATAATAGGTGTTTTCTTTGGGTTAATCATAGAATACAAGTAGAAAGACTACCAAAGGAACATTTAAGAGGTAGTCTGATAAACTTTTGTTGTTTGGATTCTTGGTGGTGATTTTCCGCCCACCTTTTTGGTGCTATAACTTGTGACTGCTATGGTTCATTCTTGCCTTTTCTGCTCCTCCTTTCTCGTGTTTTCTGTTTTGGAGGATTTTATTGCGTCCCTAGTTGTCCATtcctttaaattttgttcttccgGGTTTCCTCAGAAACATAGAAATGGTCTTAACGTGCATTTCAATATTTAGATATTATTGTGAGAATACAGATGAATAAGATCATGTTTGTTGTCAAAAAGTTAGTGATTATTACACACTTACTCCTGTTTATCAAATAAGAATACTGCAGTACTGCTTACAACTCGTGTGTTGATACAGGTTTTATTGGCCACAGGAGGTGGACATTTAGTATATCTGGAAATTGGAGATGGAATACTGCAGGAAATAAAGCATGCCCAACTGGAATATGAGATCTCGTGCCTGGACATAAACCCAATAGGAGAAAACCCCAATCACAGTAATCTAGCAGCAGTAGGAATGTGGACTGACATTAGTGTTAGAATATTTTCTCTCCCTGACCTGAATCTCATTACAAAAGAGCCTTTAGGTGGAGAAATCATACCCCGATCTGTTCTTCTTTGTGCTTTTGAAGGGGTAGGCTTTTCTTGACCTGTCATATAGGCTTTCGTTTTGTTCTGTTGTGATTTTTCTCTTGNNNNNNNNNNNNNNNNNNNNNTTTTCTGTACTTCTATGCTTGGAAATACTTTGGACTTGCGCAGTTCAATTTTTTGGAGTTGTAATTTTGGTATTCCCACTAGCAGTTGTGGGTGATATGCTAGACCTGGAATGCTCCTCATGTTTCTATACTTAGTTTGCAATTTCAGAATTTCTACTTCTGCCCTGTCATGGATGATAATTAGGCAACAAATGATAATATTTGTTTACAATTCTCCACGACACTTTTTCATGTTGCCTACTAATATGACATATTGCTAGGCTTTCTATCAACATTTCATcagtgttttctttttcttttttatttcctaACATTTCTTTTCATGTGATTGTGGTCTGAAATTTATATTCTACAGATATCTTACTTGCTATGTGCCCTTGGTGATGGCCATCTCTTAAACTTTCTGTTAAACACAAGTACTGGTGAGTTAACAGATAGGAAGAAGGTATCTCTTGGGACACAGCCCATTACGCTACGAACTTTCTCGTCCAAGAATACCACTCATGTATTCGCTGCATCTGATAGACCAACTGTGATTTATAGTAGTAACAAAAAGTTACTCTATAGTAACGTGAATCTGAAGGAAGTGAGCCACATGTGCCCGTTTAATTCTGCTGCTTTTCCAGACAGGTATGTGAGGCTCTGGTAATTTGACATTTAAAAATTGGTTATATTTCTTTGTTCTATTGGTCTTGTAATTTTGATGCAAAGATCCTTGGTAGTGTTTTTACTGAAGTGGTGTCCATTTGTTGAACAGTCTTGCCATTGCCAAAGAGGGAGAACTTACGATCGGTACCATTGACGACATACAGAAACTTCACATTCGCTCTATCCCACTGGGAGAGCATGCAAGGCGTATCTGCCATCAGGAGCAGTCCAGGACATTTGCTATTTGTAGTTTGAAATACAACCCAAGTGCAGAAGAGCCTGAGACACACTTTGTGCGCTTGCTTGATGACCAGACTTTTGAGTTCATATCAACTTATCCGCTTGATACTTACGAATATGGTTGCTTCATAATTAGCTGCTCCTTCTCAGATGATAGTAACGTGTATTACTGTGTTGGAACTGCATATGTATTGCCAGAGGAAAATGAACCGAGCAAGGTAAGTTGACGATTGTCTAATATGTATTCTTTTCAGCATTATCCTGCGCAAAATATTTTCTGATGTTACATTTATTTCTCTTTATTTCAAAAACATGCAGGGAAGGATTCTTGTTTTTGCTGTTGAGGATGGAAAGCTCCAGCTTATTGCTGAGAAGGAGACAAAAGGAGCTGTTTACTGCCTGAATGCATTTAACGGTAAACTGCTTGCTGCTATTAATCAAAAAATTCAGCTTTACAAGTGGGTGCTCCGGGATGATGGTACCCATGAATTACAGTCGGAGTGTGGACATCATGGACACATCTTAGCTCTATATGTTCAAACTAGGGGAGATTTCATTGTAGTTGGTGACTTAATGAAGTCAATTTCCTTGTTAATATATAAGGTAAGTgctgaaaattattttgaagctTCAACTACCTTTATCTTCAGTTTTAACAATATAAATGTTGATCATTAAATTTGACATGAATGTGACTTTTGGCATGACCATGTGATCTTTGCTAACTTAAAATCTTGACCATCCATGGATGGGCAATTATTGGCTTTTTTCACTTTTAATAAAAATCACTCCTCTCgatatatatagaaaaatataatagaaaataTAGGGAGAGGATCAAATGAGAGGAATGGTTAATTGTGTGTAAGAGGACTAAAGAAGTAAATTTGGGTTATTGGACTTTACATTGGTGGTCAAGGATAAAACCTGAATTCACtgtttcaaggaatcatatagtttttattaacTTAAAGCATCCATAAATGGTCGCAAGCTCATTTACAATAAACCACTGCTCACATTAGATACATCCTCGATACTCATCTGTATTGTTCTACTTGTGTTCCTTCTAATTTGATGAAAAACATAAATAGTTGTTTTTCTGTGGTTTGAATTTATAATAGCACATGATTTTTCGTACGTTGTTTATTACCAGCATGAAGAAGGTGCTATTGAGGAAAGAGCACGTGATTATAATGCAAATTGGATGTCTGCTGTTGAAATCCTTGATGATGACATATACCTTGGTGCTGAAAATAGTTTCAACCTCTTTACTGTCCGGAAAAATAGTGAAGGTGCCACCGATGAGGAACGAGGTCGTCTTGAAGTAGTTGGTGAGTATCACCTTGGAGAATTTATCAATCGGTTTCGCCACGGTTCCCTTGTTATGCGGTTGCCTGATTCTGAGGTGGGCCAAATTCCCACTGTGATATTTGGCACCATCAATGGCGTGATCGGGGTGATAGCTTCCCTCCCTCATGATCAGTATGTGTTCTTGGAGAAGCTTCAGTCAAGCTTGAGGAAGGTAATAAAGGGTGTTGGAGGGCTCAGTCATGAGCAATGGAGGTCATTTAGCAATGACAAGAAAACTGTGGAAGCCAAGAATTTTTTGGATGGGGATTTAATTGAATCGTTTCTTGATCTCAACCGTAGTAAGATGGATGAAGTTTCTCAGGCAGTGGGTGTTTCTGTAGAAGAGTTGTGCAAAAGAGTGGAGGAGTTGACTAGGTTGCACTGAACCTAGTTTAGATGATATATGTTTGTTCATTCTTTTTCTCTCTAGTGCTGTCTGTAACATTTTGCTTTTAAGTAGGGATTACATGTTGCTTGGTACCTGTTATTTCCCGTCATTCGCATTGACGTTTGCTGGGACTAGCGTATAGTATGTAACATGAGGTCTGTTTCGTTGACGGAGTTTGGGAAAAAAATGATTATGATAGTATTCTACGGCTGAAAAGTTTCTATTTGAAAACCAGAGTCATAAAATGCCTCAAAATGGCGCATATAGGTGAATCATAGATATATATGTGCTCACATCAGCCAAAAGCGCTGCAAATTGGACGGTTCGACTAAGACCGGTGCGGCTCGGGCGGTCAAACTGTACATGTGCACTTCTCTGTTAGATTAGTCGATGTGTGACTTGTAAGATGCTAAAGAAAAGCTTGAAACTTTAAATACGCAAGCTGCAGCAAATGAATCTCGAACCAAGCTAATGTTCACTTTTCATTCTTAAGAtgtgttaatatatatatatgatttgttttaattatactttaattattatttaataatattatactatatttatttaattattccaGGTCAAATGGTATGATTAGTGATTTATTGGTTGAACTATTTATTCAGTGATCCAGTAGCTTAACCGGATTGATTTTCCGATAACCATGGCTCGAAGTATTTGTAAAGTGGCGGAAAGGTTTGGTTTTCTTAATAAAAAAGCATGATTAGTTTGGGTAAAATTTTGTAGGTTgctaaatgattttttttttttaagtttttcacAGGATACAAAAtgggttttatttatttattttttatgttttttcatAAATTGTAAGCCTTTTATAATGTTTTTGTCGTTTTTCGCAGTGCAAAAAGTcttcaaaatttttttagttttcaatttaaatgatagtataaaaaatcacatttttgtgTACTATTAGCGAAATTGAGGAAGCAAAAATTAAACAAGTATTTAATACAGTTTTTCCTATTTTCAATTGCTGAATGATATTTCTTAGTTTTATGTAAGTAATTGTAATAATTTAATCACTTAAAATTATaaatgattaattttaaaatataaatgttgataaaaaatagttttttatttaaatttgaataaaatatacaaaaaatcaaaattgaataaaaattcaaattgtgtttcttttaaattttaaaaaatttgtatttttacaaattttttaatttaaaacgaAATGATTAACAATTTCTTAAAATTCATAAAAGATCTTCATTTGATTCATTGATATATAAAGAaccattttaaaactttttgccgtcgaaaaaaataggataaaatattattttaatccttAAAATTTTAGTCTAAAATTGAAATTGCTTAAATATTACAACTATATTAAAATGATCATTTCAAAACTGATCCTTAATTTTTGAACCAAATTACTCATGTGAAAATTAGGGGTGACAATGGAATGAATTTTTGCTCCCATTTTACAATAATTCGCATAGAGCCTGTCCCATTTCTATTCGCTGGTAGTAAAAAGTTGAATTCTAACCCACTTCCGCAGGTATCGCCCCACTCCTACCCGCTCCTATAATTATGAAAatccaacaaataaaataaaattttaaaatttatataactatCATCACATACATAAAATTTAaggtaaaaatttaaatatgatacataactaattattttacatatattatatatattatacatatagGGCGGGTATTACCTAAACCTAGCTCAGCTCTGGCCAAGACCCCGTCCGGCAGAAAACCCGTCCCGCATTGGGGAAGTAATTACCCGCTCCGATGCGGGTAGGACGGGGTGGATACCCGTGTGTTCGGGCAGTATTGTCACCGCTAGTgaaaataagatttttaaaaagaaaaaattattgcAAAGGATTAGGGATGGCAATTTTCCCTGGCAGGGCAGATATCCGTGAGGATTTACCCGCTGGGGAGCAGGTTTGGGGAGTAATTTTTTTTCATGGGAGGTGGGTACGGGTACCTGTGTAACAAACGGGGCGGGGGCAGGGAGTGAGGTACCTTTCCGTGCCTCTCTTCTCATTTCCCTCTCTATCACCCGAGCCTCTCCCTCACTCAATCTCTCCAGCACCTTGCCACCTCCTCCTTTAGTCCTTCCAATCTTCCTTCTCACGGTGTCGCTGGCCTCCTCCCTCTGGGTCCCTCACATCATCGTCCCTGATCTTCCTCCGTCACAGCCGCCGCTCACTTCGTCGCTCACTATTTGTTACTCATAGCTTCGCCGCCTCTTCCTCTACTTCGCGATGCCTCTGCTTCAGATCTGCTTCGCAACGCTTTTGCCTTAGATCTGCTTCACGGCTTGCTTCGTGATGCCTTTGCCTCAGATCTGCTTCGCGACGCCTCTACCTTAGATCTGCGTTGTCGACGGCAACTCTACTTCAGCAACGCCTCTGCTCCGTAGCCGACCACCTTGCAATAAGTTGGATATTTCTGATTTTCTATTAATTGAGAATATATGTTCTGATTTTTATTTGATGAAATTGCTATGAAATTGggattaaattttgaattctgtTAATGGAAATTgggtttagatttaggatttggaTTCTCTTGATGTGAAATTGGGTTTAGATTTGGATTCTGTTAATTGATAAATTTGAGTGTAGAGTTAGATTTTGTTGCTGTAAAACTAAATTTAGGGTTTTGATTCTTACCGTAAAATTGGAAGATTGGATTATAATACTGAGTTCATTGGGATGTCATTGTTCACTAGATttttgttccttttatttttttattcgttTTCTCTAAACCCATGGATATCCGAATATCCGGCAGGTACGGGGTCCTCGTTACCCGTCACGGGGACGAGGCAAGGACGGAGAGGGTTTTTGGAGGTAGGGGCGggacccgttgccatccctaCAAAAGAATGTTAGGAagatataattattaaaaaagatctttaatattaaaattatttataagtattaatttttataaaaattagaaagAAGGGCCAAATCttttaataaagacacaaatatattttttctaattATCTATCATACTCAAATTCTTATTGATACATCTTCATCTTATTGACACACCTTCTTGCATAACTCATAACAAAGATTTATTGCTGCGAATCACAAATTCATCATTAGTAAGTCTTCTAATTTTTTGATAAGAAATTGATTGGGTTTAGGGGTTTTAATACAATAGATAAGGATTATTCAGTAAAAGGCACACCTAAAAGGACACagcaaaaatacaaaaagatagaTAAATGGAATTTTtttactagacctctaagaaacctgttcCTAGCAACCTAGGTTACTGGAAGGGTCCTTACTAAAGAATCACGTAGATCACCTTAGTGTTGGATCCTTCAATCTccttcatgcaacaagcaaagcaaatcacCCACCTCATTTAATCACATAATAAAAACATGCTAAAAGCAACggaaaatttattcatcaaaagttgtaTAAATGGtctcaccaaaggtgtttaaataggctcCTAACAAactaacaaaaagataagataagattttaaaatttaaatcagatttgatcttaatgGATTAGATCAGAGTTGTTCTTAAtgaattagatcagatttgatttaaatttaaaattcctagaaatactactaagcaaatcagaACTAAAAAAAATCTTCTAACAAACTCTAaccacaaaacaaaataaaacaaatgcctgaaatttcgaaatttaatgataaattatcCCTCCCACTGActttgaaaagcattattgggcttctcACTGTCCTGACTTAGCCCAATGGGCCTTGCCCATTCTTCTTTGGTTAGAACTTGATGTAACTCCTTATACATAATTGCTGCCAAGTTTTCAAAGCTCTCATTGATCATCTTTGCACGTGCTTTAGTGATGAGACCCTCTTAGAAGTGTAAAATTCTCATTCTGCCCTTTTATTTGGACAATCGGAAGCATAATGGCCTAATCTATGACACTTAAAGCAGGTAATATCATGATACCGTGCAGGAGGTTTAGAAGTGGAATTAGATGTGTGTGTCTTCCTGTGCTGGTCTATATAGGCTACTCCTTCGATTCGGTAGGTTTGGATCTAGTCTTTTTCCCGAAATTAGCACCTTTAGAATTCCACCTTGAAGTAGGGTTGGAAGAAGTACGCAGCCCTTTCGCCTTTCGCTATTTTTCCACCTTGATAGCCAAATTTACCAAGTCTTCTATATTCACAAATGGGTGACGTTTAACAGTATTTGCAATGTCTCGGTTCAGCCCACTCAAAAAACGTACCATAGTAGCCTCAGACTCCTCCTCAATATTTGCTTGGATTAGCAGCATCTTCATCACCTTATGATACTCATCTATAGACTTAGAACCTTGGTATAACCGTTGGAGCCATTGATGTAGCTCCTTGTAGTA contains the following coding sequences:
- the LOC107630562 gene encoding DNA damage-binding protein 1a isoform X2, with the translated sequence MIPLLIKLRSLSFGLAFVSAISKKMSIWNYVVTAHKPTNVTHSCVGNFTSPQDLNLIIAKCTRVEIHLLTPQGLQPMLDVPIYGRIATLELFRSHGEAQDFLFIATERYKFCVLQWDSETSELVTRAMGDVSDRIGRATDNGQIGIIDPDCRLIGLHLYDGLFKVIPFDNRGQLKEAFNIRLEELQVLDIKFLYGCSKPTIVVLYQDNKDARHAKTYEVSLKDKDFVEGPWSQNNLDNGADLLIPVPPPLCGVLIIGEETIVYCSANAFKAIPIRPSITKAYGRVDPDGSRYLLGDHTGLLSLLVITHEKEKVTGLKIEPLGETSIASTISYLDNAFVYIGSSYGDSQLIKLNQQPDAKGSYVEVLERYVNLGPIVDFCVVDLERQGQGQVVTCSGAYKDGSLRVVRNGIGINEQASVELQGIKGMWSLRSSTDDLFDTFLVVSFISETRILAMNLEDELEETEIEGFCSQVQSLFCHDAVHNQLVQVTSSSVRLVSSTTRELRNEWHAPSGYSINVATANATQVLLATGGGHLVYLEIGDGILQEIKHAQLEYEISCLDINPIGENPNHSNLAAVGMWTDISVRIFSLPDLNLITKEPLGGEIIPRSVLLCAFEGISYLLCALGDGHLLNFLLNTSTGELTDRKKVSLGTQPITLRTFSSKNTTHVFAASDRPTVIYSSNKKLLYSNVNLKEVSHMCPFNSAAFPDSLAIAKEGELTIGTIDDIQKLHIRSIPLGEHARRICHQEQSRTFAICSLKYNPSAEEPETHFVRLLDDQTFEFISTYPLDTYEYGCFIISCSFSDDSNVYYCVGTAYVLPEENEPSKGRILVFAVEDGKLQLIAEKETKGAVYCLNAFNGKLLAAINQKIQLYKWVLRDDGTHELQSECGHHGHILALYVQTRGDFIVVGDLMKSISLLIYKHEEGAIEERARDYNANWMSAVEILDDDIYLGAENSFNLFTVRKNSEGATDEERGRLEVVGEYHLGEFINRFRHGSLVMRLPDSEVGQIPTVIFGTINGVIGVIASLPHDQYVFLEKLQSSLRKVIKGVGGLSHEQWRSFSNDKKTVEAKNFLDGDLIESFLDLNRSKMDEVSQAVGVSVEELCKRVEELTRLH
- the LOC107630562 gene encoding DNA damage-binding protein 1a isoform X1; the encoded protein is MSIWNYVVTAHKPTNVTHSCVGNFTSPQDLNLIIAKCTRVEIHLLTPQGLQPMLDVPIYGRIATLELFRSHGEAQDFLFIATERYKFCVLQWDSETSELVTRAMGDVSDRIGRATDNGQIGIIDPDCRLIGLHLYDGLFKVIPFDNRGQLKEAFNIRLEELQVLDIKFLYGCSKPTIVVLYQDNKDARHAKTYEVSLKDKDFVEGPWSQNNLDNGADLLIPVPPPLCGVLIIGEETIVYCSANAFKAIPIRPSITKAYGRVDPDGSRYLLGDHTGLLSLLVITHEKEKVTGLKIEPLGETSIASTISYLDNAFVYIGSSYGDSQLIKLNQQPDAKGSYVEVLERYVNLGPIVDFCVVDLERQGQGQVVTCSGAYKDGSLRVVRNGIGINEQASVELQGIKGMWSLRSSTDDLFDTFLVVSFISETRILAMNLEDELEETEIEGFCSQVQSLFCHDAVHNQLVQVTSSSVRLVSSTTRELRNEWHAPSGYSINVATANATQVLLATGGGHLVYLEIGDGILQEIKHAQLEYEISCLDINPIGENPNHSNLAAVGMWTDISVRIFSLPDLNLITKEPLGGEIIPRSVLLCAFEGISYLLCALGDGHLLNFLLNTSTGELTDRKKVSLGTQPITLRTFSSKNTTHVFAASDRPTVIYSSNKKLLYSNVNLKEVSHMCPFNSAAFPDSLAIAKEGELTIGTIDDIQKLHIRSIPLGEHARRICHQEQSRTFAICSLKYNPSAEEPETHFVRLLDDQTFEFISTYPLDTYEYGCFIISCSFSDDSNVYYCVGTAYVLPEENEPSKGRILVFAVEDGKLQLIAEKETKGAVYCLNAFNGKLLAAINQKIQLYKWVLRDDGTHELQSECGHHGHILALYVQTRGDFIVVGDLMKSISLLIYKHEEGAIEERARDYNANWMSAVEILDDDIYLGAENSFNLFTVRKNSEGATDEERGRLEVVGEYHLGEFINRFRHGSLVMRLPDSEVGQIPTVIFGTINGVIGVIASLPHDQYVFLEKLQSSLRKVIKGVGGLSHEQWRSFSNDKKTVEAKNFLDGDLIESFLDLNRSKMDEVSQAVGVSVEELCKRVEELTRLH